A genomic region of Haemorhous mexicanus isolate bHaeMex1 unplaced genomic scaffold, bHaeMex1.pri scaffold_281_ctg1, whole genome shotgun sequence contains the following coding sequences:
- the LOC132323071 gene encoding nephrin-like, with product GDSGSPLELPPGLEPLPGGPGGALRVSGARRDLGGPYECSVDSGVPPPRPRHHGPEMEAEPEEGEGPGAGPGVVLVPEGAESATLRCRARGVPGVELRAPVAGGALDQLRAQRHQRHRGPRARLRRRFLQAHQSHQSHQSHQAPRPRYRYQNVPSDWEHWEHWEGANGTVGVFDCVATNERGTARRRMRLRLGDRPDPPRALRLSGLSGTSLSLAWEPGWDGGLPQHFLLRADGPDAPPPPAALVTSGFSLTLSGLRPDTPYDVTVRARNARGDSAPVRLRAVTSAVPEAPPPRWEEPAAPPGGAEDPALPVLQGALAALGGLLLLAALGAGLGCCYFRWGRGLHRRAAEEGVETPSSEGSRGPPSSGSAPWEPPKGAEPHLYEEVEPWGGYEEVPPEPLVTPQGELV from the exons gGTGACTCGGGGTCCCCCCTGGAGCTGCCGCCGGGGCTGGAGCCGctgccggggggtcccgggggggccCTGAGGGTCTCGGGGGCGCGGCGGGACCTGGGGGGGCCCTACGAGTGCAGCGTGGACTCGGGGGTGCCGCCCCCCCGCCCGCGCCATC ACGGTCCCGAGATGGAGGCGGAgccagaggagggggaggggccgggggcggggcctggggTGGTGCTGGTGCCCGAGGGGGCGGAGTCAGCGACGCTGCGGTGCCGAGCCCGGGGAGTGCCGGGGGTGGAGCTGA GAGCTCCAGTGGCGGGAGGGGCCCTGGACCAGCTCCGTGCTCAGCGTCACCAACGTCACCGGGGCCCCCGCGCGCGCCTGCGCCGACGCTTCCTCCAGGCCCACCAGTCCCACCAGTCCCACCAGTCCCACCaggccccccggccccgctaCCGCTACCAGAACGTGCCGTcggactgggagcactgggagcactgggagggggccAACGGCACCGTGGGCGTCTTCGACTGCGTGGCCACCAACGAGAGGGGCACGGCCAGGAGGAGGATGAGGCTGCGGCTGGggg ACCGGCCGGACCCCCCGCGGGCCCTGCGGCTCTCGGGGCTCTCGGGGACCTCCCTGAGCCTGGCCTGGGAGCCGGGCTGGGACGGCGGCCTGCCCCAGCACTTCCTGCTCCG CGCAGACGGGCCGgacgcccctcccccacccgcCGCTCTCGTCACTTCCGGTTTCTCCCTGACGCTGAGCGGGCTTCGCCCGGACACGCCCTATGACGTCACCGTGCGCGCGCGCAACGCCCGCGGGGACAGCGCCCCCGTGCGGCTGAGAGCCGTCACTTCCG ccgTGCccgaggccccgcccccgcggTGGGAGGAGCCGgcagcgccccctggcggcgcGGAGGACCCGGCGCTGCCCGTCCTGCAGGGGGCGCTGGCGGCGCTGGGTGGGCTCCTCCTCCTGGCTGCGCTGGGGGCGGGGCTCGGTTGCTGCTACTTCCGGTGGGGGCGGGGCTTGCACCGCCGAGCGGCCGAGGAGGGGGTGGAGACg cccagctctgaaggTTCCCGGGGcccccccagctctggctccGCCCCCTGGGAGCCGCCCAAGG ggGCGGAGCCTCACCTGTACGAGGAGGTGGAGCCGTGGGGGGGCTACGAGGag gtgcccccggAGCCGCTCGTGACCCCCCAGGGGGAGCTGGTCtga